The following is a genomic window from Sedimenticola thiotaurini.
CATTCACCGACTCCTGCTCTTCTACCGCATTCAGACGGGCCCCCACGCTGGCCCGGATCTCAACGATATTCTCCATGGCCAGATCCACATCGGTGATATAACGGCCCACCGATTGCCCCGATTCCAGATCAGATGCCAGTTGATCGATCGTTTCAAAGATACTGCGTTTTGAACTCACCGGTAAAGTGGTGCCTGCCGTCAGACCCGTGGTGGTAGTGGTGGCACTACCCGCCATAGCCACCGTCACACCTGTACCTCCGACAGCCGTCAGGGTCAGGGTGTTGGCTGGCGTGGTGTTGAACTCTGCGGTCACGCCGGTCTGGCTGGTGGCCGCGTTGATGGCATCCCGCAACTGGGTTGCCCGCTCTGCTGCAGTAGCAGCAGCCGGCAGGGCACCGATACTGATAGCGCCGTTACCGTTCCCCCCATCGATGGTGATGTCGCCTGCCGCAACAGCGGTGAGGACAGTTGGAGCGGCCACGCTGACCGTGGCAAGCGGTCCGGTAGCAATATCCATAAAGGTATCAAAGCCGTTATCCCCGTCCGCCACAGTGCGGTCCGATGCGATCTGTAACTCCCGCTGGCCGTTGTCACCGTTGTAGCTGTAGACACCCAGGTTCCTGGAGAAGGGCTGACTGCCGGTCTGGTAGCCGGCAAACAGATACTCGCCACCGCTGTCCCTGGAGTTGGCCATGGAGAAGAGCTGCTCACTCAACTGCCGGACCTCGGAGGCGATGGATGCCTTGTCTGCCAACGCCAGCACATCATTGCTGCCCTGTACCGTCAGTTCCCTGACCCGCTGCAGAAGGTCTGTGACCCCTTCCAGGACCCCCTCCTCCGTCTCCAGCCGGGTGGTCAGACGACCAATATTGCTCTGGTACTGGGTAAGCGTATCCATGGCGCCATTGAGTCCCATCACCCGAACGGCGCTGGCCGGATCGTCCGAAGGGGTCAATACCCGCTTGCCCGATGAGAGTTGTAGCTGGGTTTCACTCAGATCGCTCTGCTGCCGCAGCATGGAACTGAGCGAACGTTCAGTGATCATCTGGGTGGAGATACGGATCATGGTTACCTCCTGATCGCGCTGATCAGGCTATCGAACAAGGTGTTGGAAACGGTGATCACCTGGGCTGCCGCCTGGTAGGCCTGCTGGAACTTGATCAGATTGGCCGCCTCTTCATCCAGGTTAACACCACTGATGGAGAGCAGTGAATTCTCATGCCGTTCCCGCAGTCCATCGGTGGCATTGAAGCTGACCTCGGCCTGGTGGGTTTTGGTTCCCACCTCAGAGACCAGCTGACTGTAGGCCTCCTGGAAAGTGGCGGTTTCAGCCCCGCCGCCGGTCTGCCCCAGCAGGGAGTTGGTGGATTGCAGATCGGCCAGTTTCAGCACATTGCGATTATCACCCACGCCGCTGCTGTTATTCTCGATCACAAAGCGATCACCCGCCGCCGGCGTACCGGTAATGGTAAAACTCATCCCACCATAGGCAGGGAACGAGAAAGTGGCGCCATTAGGCTGGGTGGCGGGATCGTAGGCAATGGTACCACCTGGACCACCAGTAACGGTAAAACCCGGTGCACCGGCGTGGGCAGTAGCACTCCATTCCAGCGTAATGGTATCCGGGGCCGACAGAGGCAGGTTTGCTGTACTGCTGTAATCGGGTTGGGATATCTCCCCGCTCCCCTGGTTCGCACCACCGGCCGAATTGGTCGATTGAATTGCCCGGATCGGACCGGCAGCCGCTATTTCACGGGGATCACTGATCAGCAACTCCATCGTATTAGCGGCGTTACGGGTCGGTTGAATCAGGAAACGGTCACCAGCACTGGCAGCGGCGGATATGGAGATAGAGATACCATCTATTTCGGCGGTGCTATAGGGGTAGCTACCCCCGGTATTAATTGTGGTTACCTGGCCGTCGGAGAGACGGGTCAGGGTGAATTCATCAGCCACATTAGTGGCCTGCAATTCATAGTCGCTGGCGGTCAGATTACCGGTATCCAGGTACGATGCAGACACCACGGCGGTACCGGTATTGTAGGCGTTTTCCAACACGCCGATGGTTGGTGAAGCAAATAACTGCCCACCGAAGTTACCATCCAGATCCAGACCCAGCTGATGCTGGCTGTTGAGTCGGTCGGCCATGCCGATCGCCACCAGGCCCAGTTGATTCATGGCAGGATTCAGAATCTCTTCACGGTAGTTGAGCAGACCGCCCAACTCGCCTCCGGAGAGCTGGCCGGTTACTACCTGGGTGCCTAAGCTATTGCTGAATGCGATATCCTGTTGACTGGGATCACTGCTGCTGTTTACCGAAGTCAGCGTGGCATGGGTACTCTCCATCACCAGCGCCTGCCCTTTCCCGATAAACACATTCCAGGCTCCATTATCCTGCGGCACCACGCTGATACCCACCAACTTGGAGAGTTCATTCAGCAACACTTCCCGCTGATCCAGCAGATCGTTGGGGGAGTCCCCGCCTGAGGCGCCCAAGGCTTCCACGATCCCCTGGTTGACCTGGGCGATGGATTGGGCCAGCCCGGTAATTTCATTGGCCAGATCATCCATCTCCTGGTTCACGTTCTTGTTGGCATCAATAAACTGCTGACTCAGGTCATGGTACCGATTGACCAGGGAGCCCGCTTCCGACAGCATCACCTGCCGGGTCGCGATGGAAGCCGGGTCATCCGCCACACTCTGGACGGCATCAAAAAAGTCCTGGATGGCGGGATCAAGTCCGATGTTGGTATCTGCCAGCATGTTGTCGATCCGGCTGGCATGATCAAAATAGCTCTCCATCTCCGAAGCGGAGGTCTGGGCCGAGCGCATCTGGGTAGCCAGAAAATCGTCATACATACGCTCGATTTGGGTTACCTGGACGCCAGAGCCCACGTAACCCACACCGGTCAGTTGCGGGATCTGGGTAGAGTAGTTGACCCGCTGACGGCTGTATCCCTCGGTGTCCGAATTGGCGATATTGTGCCCAGCGGTTGTCAACGAACGCTGAAACGCCAGCAGTGCCGAGGTGCCTATATTGAGTATGCTTGCCATCTGTTCTGTCCTGTTGTGGCTGACGCTGCTACTGAGAGCCTGGGTTGGGGGGGAATCCCATGTGCATCAATGTCATCCGCTTGGCCACAAAAAACCTGCCTACCCGATATAAAGCAAGGTCGCCCCTGCCATATCGATTCTGCCGGCGACCCCTGGATATCATAGCGACCGTTCACCCTGAACCTTGAGCCGTTCCACTGCCCGGGTCATTTCCGGACCGTTCAGTACGGCATTGATTTTATTTGCATATTCCGGGTCAGTGGCATAACCGGCCCGCTGCAGTTCGGAGAAATAGGCCTGGCTGTTTTCAGCCGCTCCCAGCGCTTCGCTGTAACGGGGATTGGATTTCACGAAGTCGACATAGTCGTGAAAACTGTCCCGCAGCGATTCATAGGAACGGAAAGCGGCCCGCTTCTTCACCGCCGTACCCTCCTCGTACTCCAGGGTGTTGACGCTTACCCGATCACCTTCCCAACGGCTGTCCGCCTTGATGCCGAACAGGTTGTTGGAGAGCGCACCATCCGCAGAACGGATCAATTTTTTACCCCAGCCGGTCTCCAGCGCCGCCTGGGCCAACAGGGCCTGGGGTTTGAGACCGATCAGTTCCGCCGCCTCGGTGGCCCAGGGCCAGAGCTGCTCCACGAACTCCTGGGGACTCCAACGGCGCGGGTCGGGCTGGGCCGATTCAGCGGCAGATGGGGCAGCCGACCTCTTCTGCTGCACCTCGCCAACGGCCGTCACGGCAGCCTGATCGGTGTCGGATCCCCTGTTCGTGGTGCCGGCATCCAACGGGTTATACAGTTTGGCCGCCATGGCCAGCCGGTCATAATCCTGAATCGACTTACCGGCCTGGACCTTGTCCTCCTCCGCTTCGTCCCCACCACCCAGTTGCCGTTTGATCACGTCAGCCAGTCCGATACCACCGCTCTCGGAGAGATGGATAGCCAGCTGTTGGTCATACATATCCCGATAAAACAGGCTCTGCTCACTATCCATCAGCCCTTCGCCCAATCCGGCCTGACGCATGCTCTTCAGCATCTGCTGTACAAACAGGGATTCAAACTGGCGGGCCACCTGATCCAGCGAGCCCTGGGCATCCTCGGATGCCCGCGCCTTGAGCACCTTCAGCCCATCCATATTGGTATAGATTGAGGCACTGGCCAGATCCATCAGATCACCACCAATTCCGCCTTGAGAGCGCCCGCCTGTTTCAGTGCTTCCAGGATCGCCACCAGGTCAGAAGGGGCAGCCCCCACCTGGTTGACCGCCCGCACCACTTCGTTCAGGGAGACACCGGGATTGAACAGGAACATGCGACTGCCACCCTCCGCCACACTGACTTCGGACTGGGGCACAACCGCCGTGGTCCCGCCGGAAAAGGCCTCCGGCTGGGATACCTGATCGTTTTCGCTGATGGTGACGGTCAGGCTGCCGTGGGAAACCGCAGCAGGTGACACCTGCACCTGGTTACTGATGACCACGGTGCCGGTGCGGGAGTTGACAATCACCCGGGCTGCTACTTCGCCCGGCTTGACCGGTAGGTTCTCAATCAGGGAGACAAAACTGACCCGCTGATTGGGATCGATCGGGGTATTGACCCGGATAGAGGTGGCATCCAGGGCCCGTGCGGCACCCGGGCCAATCGCTTGGTTGATCGACTCCACCATCCGGTTGGCGGTGGTGAAGTCGCTCTCATGCAGGTTTAGGGTGAGGAAAGTACCCTGATTAAATCCTGAAGTGACCGTGCGCTCGACGGTGGCGCCATTGGGAATCCGGCCGACACTGGGGATATTGATGGTGATACTGGAGCCATCTGCGCCGGAGGCACTCAGGCCGCCCACCACCAGATTGCCCTGGGCAACGGCATAGACCCGGCCGTCGGCGCCCTTCAGGGGTGACATCAGCAGGGTGCCACCACGCAGACTCTTGGCATCGCCGATGGAGGAGACCGTCACATCAATCTTCTGCCCCGGCTTGGCAAACGCGGGCAAGTCGGCATTGATGGTGACTGCTGCGACATTCTTCGGATTGATACTGGTATCGGGGGGCACCACGATGCCGAGCTGGGTCAGCATGCTTTTCAGACTCTGCTCGGTGAAGGGTGAGGAACTGGTCTTGTCACCGGTGCCGTTCAGCCCCACCACCAGTCCGTAGCCAAGCAACTGGTTGGTCCGCACCCCGGCAATGGAGGCGAGATCCTTGATCCGCTCCGCCTGGGCCAGGCCGGAAAACAGCATCAATAGCAGCAGGCCCACCATTAAACGGGCCGACCGACGGCCGGTTTTCACTGTAATCGGATGGAACGCTGTAGCGTGTTTCATAGACTTCACCTAAAAGGGCATCAGGGCGCTGATGAAGAAGCGGCCCAACCAGCCCATTACATTGGCATCGGCCACCGCACCATCGCCCACGTAGACGATGGTCGGGTCAGCCAGACGGGTGGAGAGTACGGTATTGCTGGCGTCTATATCCGCCGGGCGCACAATACCCGATACCCGCACATATTCATTACCCTGGTTTATGCCGATCCGTTTTTCACCCCGGACGATCAGATAGCCGTTGGGTAACACCTCGATGACAGTCACGGTAATGTCACCGGTCAGTTCATTGTTCTGTTCACTTTCGCCATCACCACTGAAATCGTGCTCCGACTCCAGGGAGAAACCGAGATTGTTATTTGAGTTGCTGGCCAGCGGCAGAATTCCCGGCGCATTGAACTGGGCCGTGGTGCCCAGGATGGTCGGGTTGGTGATGATGTTGCTGTTGGATTTGCTCACATCTGTGGTGGCGCTCTTTTTCGCATCGGTCTTTTCCGCCAGCTTGATGGTCAGCATATCGCCCACCCGCCTGGCTCGCATATCCTCAAACCAGGAGTACTCGTAACCGGCCTGGTAGATAGCGCCATTGCCATCCGGCTTCGGTGCCGCCACGACAGGACGCACCGGGGCATACGCCGGGTCACGGACCGGCGCTGAGTTGCAACCGGCAAGGCCGGCGGCGGCCAGCGCCAGCAGGGTTAGGGAAAGGAGCCGATTCGTCATCTCAATCACCTGTGCTTAAAGCTGGTTACTCACGTAGGAGAGCATTTCATCGGTGGTGGCAATCGCCTTCGAGTTCATCTCGTAAGCGCGTTGGGTCTCAATCATGTTAACCATCTCCTCCACCACGTTGACGTTGGAGCTCTCCAGCGATCCCTGGTTAACGGTGCCGACTCCGTCGATACCCGGTGTGGCCGTGGTGGGGGCACCGCTGGCACCGGTTTCACGGAACAGGTTCTGGCCGATCGCCTCAAGTCCGGTCGGGTTGATGAAATCAGCCAGCTCGATGTTACCAATCTGGGTCGGCGTGCTGTTTCCGGAGACCAGGGCGGAGACCACACCGTCAGTGGCGATGGTAATGCTCAGGGTGTCATCCGGTACTGTAATGGAGGGCTCCAGTGGATAGCCGTTGTTATCCACGATCTCCCCATCGGAACTCATGCCGAAGGAGCCGTCACGGGTGTAAACGATGGAACCATCGGGGTGGAGGATCTGGAAGAAGCCGCGCCCCTGGATAGCGATATCCAGGGAGTTGCCGGTCTGCATGATATTGCCCTGGGTATGCAGCTTCTGGGTTGCCACGGTACGGACACCGGTACCAATAGCCAGACCGGAGGGCAGTTGGGTATCTTCCGATGACTGGGCACCGACCTGGCGGATGTTCTGGTAGATCAGATCTTCGAACGAGGCGCGATCCCGTTTGAACCCGGTGGTACTGACATTGGAAAGGTTATTGGATATGACCGCCATACGGGTCTGTTGCGCATCCAATCCTGTTTTTGCTATCCAGAGTGCGGGATACATGGGTTGTCATCCTCTTTTGTTGCTTTGCTTGCCTAAAATAAGTGCAATCCACGTGCCAACCAGATTAACTCATGCGCATAATGCTGGCGGAAGATTCGTCGGTCTGCTCTGCGGTCTTCATCATCTTCACCTGCATCTCGAAGCGGCGTGAGAACTCGATCATATCCACCATGGAGTCGACGATATTCACATTGCTGCTCTCCAGCGAGCCGGTGGCCAGTTGCACCTCTGCATCGGCCTCCAGCAGTTGGCCATCCTGTTGCCGCATCAGGCCATCCTCACCCTTCTCCATGCCATCCAGAGCAGGACCCACCATCTTGATCCGGTCGATCTCCGCCAACTCACCGGCACCCTGGCCAAGTGGTCGAATGGAGATAGTGCCATCGGAGGCAATCTCGATTTTTTCCGCCGGTGGGATGGCAATCGGCCCGCTATTGCCGATGACCGGCAAACCATTGCCGGTGGTCAGCAGGCCGTTGGCATCCACCTTGAGGTCGCCGCGCCGGGTGTAGGCTTCACTGCCATCCCGTGCCTGCACGGCAAACCAGCCGTCACCATTGATCGCCACATCCAGATCACGCCCGGTATGCACAATGGCGCCATGTTTGAAATCGATTCCGGGCCGCTCATCCATGCCGTAGACCCGGGTGGGAAAGCCATCGCCGAATACCGGCATGCTGCGGAACTGTTGCAGATCGGCCAGGAACCCCGGCGTACTGGCATTAGCCAGGTTGTTGCTGTTGGTCGACTGGGCCAACAGGGTCTCTTTGGCGCCGCTCATCGCAACATATAACATGCGATCCATTGTCTTCTCCTGTGAATTTCATCGGGGTGGGCAACAAAACCGGCCCACCCTGTCACGCTTAACGGATGTTGATGATCGTCTGGGTCACCGTATCGGCGGTGGTGATCACCTGGGCATTGGCCTGGTAGTTACGCTGTGCGGTGATCAGATTCACCAGCTGTTCGGCTATATCCACGTTGGAGTTTTCCAAACCACCCGACTGCACCAGACCGAAGTTGGAGGTACCCGCCTCACCCATCTGCACGTCGCCGGAGGCGTAGGTCTCCGCCCAACTGGTATCACCCTGTTGACTCAACCCTTGGGGATTATTGAATTTGGCTAACGCCAGCTTGCCCAACGCGGTGGACTGGCCATTGGTAAAGGTGGCCGAAACCACACCGGTATTATCCACATCCACGCCACTGAGCCGACCCGGTGCATAGCCATCCTGGGTCAGGTCATTGACGGAAAAAACCGAGCCAAACTGGGTACTGTTGTTCAGGTCAAAAGTGAGGCTCAGTGGATCCGCCCCAGTAATGGCAAAAGGATTGAACGCCAGTGTACCGGTGGCGGAGACACTGCCGGACCCGGCCACCAGTGCACCGGCCGTGTCAAAATTGACGGTGGCACTGGGGAAAGCGGCGGAGGAAGGCGCCGTAGTTGAACTGGCGGTTGGGGTAACAATATTGCCGTCCACCGTGGTGTAGACATTCCACTGGTTCGCAGCCGCATCCGATTTACGGAAGTACATGGTCATGGTGTGGGCGGTACCCTGTGAATCGTACACGGTGGTCGAGGTGGAGTTGTCATAGCTGGTGGCTATTGTGGGATCAAACAGCGTGGCAGCCGGCATGGCGGTCACGCTGGAGTCCAGGTTCAAAGATACATTGGCGCTGGTGGTTGCGGATGGTGCACCGGAAAGCGTGGGTAACTGGAGGTCGGTGGTAGCGCCGGTATTAAAATTCCCGGTGTTACCGATCGGGGCAAACACCTGCAACCGCTCGTTGGCATGATTAACCACATAACCATCCCGGTCGACCGTATAGGCACCGGCCCGGGTATAGGTGGTGTTGCCGGTAGAGTCCTGGAGGGTGAAGAATCCCTCCCCGTTCAGCGCCAGATCCAGACTGTTGGAGGTAAAATCCACGTTCCCCTGGCTGAACTGCTGCGCCACTCGGCTGACCCGTACACCCCGGCCGGCTGCTGTTGCGCTGACATCCTGGATGGAGTTGGCGTAGATGTCGGCAAACTCGGCACGGGACTGCTTGAAGCCGTTGGTGGCCGCGTTGGCGATGTTATGACCGGTCACTTCCAGATCGGTGGATGCGGCATCGAGTCCGCTCAATGCGATGCGAAAAGGCATACTCAATTCTCCTCGTTAATTAATCAGCGGATTTCCGCAACAGAACTAAATGAAATCGGACCCAGACCGGCCAGGTTAACCGACAGCTCCTGGCCTGCAGCACCGATACTGACGCTGTCCACCTTGGCCTCGATCAGGGTGTAGGGCGTTATACTCTCGCCGTCCACTTCGGCCTGCGCCGCGATCTGGTATTGACCCGGCTCTACCGCCTGGCCGCTCTCATCCAGACCGTCCCAGGTAAAGCTCACTTCACCTTTGGTCTGGGTACCGAGATGGATCTCCTTGACCAGCTCGCCCGAAGCATCTGAAATGCGTACGGTTACATCACTGGCCGACTCGGTAACACCCACCACACCCTGGATGGTACCCCCCGCCTCCAGGTTGGCAGTGTTCAGCGGAGCCAACACGGTACGCCCGACAATATTGGCCGCCTGCAGCGCCTGGTCAGAGATCATGGCATCGGAGAAACCGGCGAATGCGCTGTTTAACTCATCGATACCCGAAACCACCGAGAACTGGGAAATCTGGGTCGCCAGTTCGCTGTTCTCCATCGGCGAGAAGGGATCCTGGTAGGTCAGTTCAGTGACCATCAGCTCCAGAAAATCCTCCATACCCAGCTCATTGCTACTCTCTGTTTCGGTCTCACTGGAAAGGCCCAGTGCCTGATAAATCTGCTCATTAGTAATTGCAGTGGTGCTGCTCATGGGACGGCTCCTTTATTCACCGAGTCGCAAAGTAGCGACCATCAACTGTTTGGCGGTATTTACCACTTCGACATTGCTTTGATAGGAACGCGAAGCGGATATCATGTTGGCCATCTCCTCTACCGGGTTCACATTGGGCCGGAAGATATAGCCCTCCTCGTTGGCTTGGGGATGATCCGGCGCATACTCCATGCTGGGCGGGGCCTCGCTCTCAACAATGCCCCGCACCTGAACCCCCACAGCCGGCGCATCGGGATTGAACTGATTCAGCAAGGCACTGAAGACCGGCTGACGTGCCCGATAGGTCTCATCGATACTGCTGCTGACACTGTCCACATTGGCCATGTTGCTGGCCACGGTGTTGAGCCGCAGGGTTTGCGCGGTCATACCGCTGGCGGCTGTATCAAAAATCTTGAACATTGACATGATTATTGCCCCGTAATTGCTTTCTTGAGGGTTTGGATGGTGCCGCCAAGGAAGCGCAGGCTGGCCTGGTACTGCAGCGCGTTCTCCGCAAAGGCGGTATGCTCAAGCTGACTGTCCACCGTGTTGCCATCCAGGCTCGGCTGGGTCGGTATGCGGTAGGCCATCTCGCTGGGCGAGATGACGCCATCGTCCAGCGGAATGTGGCGCTGGTGGGTGGTGGTCAGGGTGGACTCCCCGGCTACCTGCTGCCGGAGCACTTCGTGGAAGTCGAAATCCCGCGCCTTGTAGCCCGGGGTATCCGCATTGGCGATGTTACCGGCCAGCACCTCAGCACGCTTTGCATGCAGCTGAAGTGCCTGGGCATGGATTCCTAATAACTTGTCAAAACTCATTGGTCTGCTTCCTGGTTGTTCCCGGAAACTACTAAGCAGACAATGTGCCAAATTTTTATTTAATTGTTTTTAAAGGATTTATTTAACATTGTTGGAAAAATAACCGGGAAAGCGGCAAACGGAGACCGCCTCAGCGGCAAAGGGTAACCGGGAACAGGCAAGGAGGGAGGGAGGCTGAGAATACTCAGCTGCAGCCAAAGTGACACGTGTCGGGCACAGGGTATCGGTCAGGCTACTTCAGGCGGTAGGCGATTCCGCCCAGTTTACTCACCATCTCGAACCGATCAGTATGGGCCGACAGGGACTCTGTGGAGCCGAGAAACAGGTAGCCACCCGGATTCAGCACCCCGGCCATGCGATTAATGATGTCGCGCTTCTGTTCGCTGGAGAAGTAGATCAGCACATTGCGGCAGAATATCACGTCGAAACGCCCCATCATTTCGTAGCCCCGGGTCAGGTTAAGCTCACGAAAACTGACCCGCTTACGGATCTCCGGCTTCACCTCCAGACAATCACCATTAACATTAAAATAGCGCGCCTGCTGTTCCAGGGTCAGCCCCCGAGATGCCGACATACCACAATAGACACCCTTTCTGGCCTCTTTCAGTACCGTGGAGGAGATATCGGTTGCAACCACATCCACTCCCCCAGGCAAGACTCCGGGATTGGCCCGTTGATAGTCCTGTACCACCATGCTCAGGTTATACGCCTCCTGACCATAGGAGCAGGCCGCCGACCAGATACGGATGGCGTGGCTGTGACGGGCCTTGATCTCCGGGCAGACCATCTCCTGAAGCATGCGAAAATGGGACATATCACGAAACCAGAAGGTCTCATTGGTGGTCATGGCGTCGATGATGCCCGCCCGCAGGCTGGGATTACGGTTGCTGTTGAGCTGCTCCAGCAACTGTCCGACAGTGCTGATGCCGTAGTCACGCATCAATCCACCAAGACGACTGGAAACCAGGTACTCCTTCCCCGCACCCAGTACAATGCCGCAGGCATTTTCAAGAAATTTCCGAAATGCCTCATAGTCACCCGGTGACAGCATATTTTGACTCGCCAGTGACTGCAATATAGTTATCCATTCCTTTGATGTTGGCTACGCCTGTTGAGAGGAGCGAGCCTTCAACTCCTCCTTATGCTCCTTAAGACGCGCCTGGACCACACGGGCCAGCTCGTCCGGATCAAATTTAGCCAAGAACGAATTGGCCCCTACTTTTTCAATCATGCTCTGGTTAAACACGCCACTCAGTGAAGTATGGAGTATAACCGGCAAATTGGCGAGTTCCGGATCCTTGCGGATCTCCGTAGTCAGAGTGTAACCATCCATCACGGGCATCTCCACATCCGAAATAATCAGGGAGAGAAAATCAGATACTCGGCGCCCCTCGTTGCTCCATGCCTTGAGTTGATCCAACGCCTGCTTGCCATCGTTGCAGATGGTGGCCATCACACCCAGCCGGTCCAGTACCCGTTTTACCTGCTTACGGGCTACGGCGGAGTCATCAGCCACCAGTATGTGTTGGGTCTCATCGATCGCCTCCTCGTCAATCACACCCTCGGACACCTCCTCGGGCAGGGCGACGATCTCACTCAACACCTTCTCCACGTCAATGATTTCCACCAGGTCATTATCGATCCGAGTGACGGCCGTCATGTAACTCTCTTTCGCCGCACCCCTGGGGGGCGGGAGAATCTCCGTCCAGTTCATGTTCACAATTCGATCAACCGAACCCACCAGGAACCCCTGCACCCTGCAGTTGTACTCAGTGATGACAACAAAACGCCCTTCGGTACTATCCAGCGGCGCACCACCGATGGCGTGGGAGAGATCCACGACCGGAATGGTTTTGCCGCGCATATTGGCAACGCCCCGTACTACCGGGTGAGAGCCGGGCAACTGGGTCAGGGGCGGGCACTGGATAACCTCTTGCACTTTGAACACATTAATACCAAACCGCTGCTCCCCAGCCAGCCGAAACAGCAGCAGTTCCAGCCGGTTTCTGCCCGCCAGCCTGGTTCGTTGATCCACACCGTCAAGAACGCCTGCCATCTCTAATTCCTCTCTGTTTTCCCTGTCCCATATTAGCGACCTAGAGACCGATTGCTTTAGGAGCAGCACCAGCCCCCGCTACCTGACAGCCCCGGAAAGCTCCCAGCCACAGGATATTCAGGCATGTATTTTGCATATTTCTTAACGACAAACAATGGAACTAAATGCTTTTTAACAGGTGACACCATGAGCGGATCAATATCCACAATCAGGACACGGCACCGCTGGTCCTGCCTGCTTCTCGCCTGGTCACTGGTGGCGACAACCGCCACTGCGGCCCAGACGCAGTCCCATGACAGCATACGCCAGGCGGCAGAACAACATGTGCTGGATCAATTTGATCAGAAAGGACAGCAGGTGAACGCTACCGCAAAACGGCTCGACAGCCGGCTACGTCTTGCCGCTTGCGATGAGGACCTGGAGACATTCTCACCCTACAGCCGGAAAAACATTTCCCGGATCACTGTCGGCGTTCGCTGCAATGCGGCAGACGGATGGACGCTCTATGTGCCGGTAACCCTCTCTCTGATCAAGGAGGTGGTAATCGCCAACCGGGAACTGCCAAGCGACACCATCCTCACGCCGGCCGACATCACAATCGAAAAAAGGGATGTGGCGAAACTGCACCGTGGCTATCTTGAACGCCCCCAACAGGCGGTCGGAAAAATTGTGAAACGCCGAATCCGTCAGGGAGCCATCCTGACCCCGGGCCAGTTGAATATTCAACACGCCGTTAAAAAGGGTACCCAGGTGGTCATCGTAGCCCGGATCGGCACCCTGGTGGTCCGCATGAACGGAAAGGCACTGACCAACGGCGCCATCGGCGAGCGGATCAAGGTAAAAAACAGCAGCTCCAATCGACAGATTGAAGCTACCGTTATCGACACGGGCGTGGTCAAGGCCACAACCTAGACCCGCCAATGGCCCCGGAGACGCCTATCTAGCGCTTACCGCAGTGTGAACTGACGCGGATTTTCCGCATCAAACGGACTATATTTCAACTAAAGCTTGTAGCCGTTTGGCCGCTACGCAAATGGGTACTTTCTCAGCAAGGTGATTAACAGCATGAAAATCAAAGGTCCGGCCGGACAACCCATCACTACCGGCGAAAGCGCTAAAAGCACAGCGACCAGCAACACCCAGACAGCGGGCGCATCCAGCTCGCGCAAATCAGACGGAACCTCCGGTGATA
Proteins encoded in this region:
- the flgL gene encoding flagellar hook-associated protein FlgL produces the protein MIRISTQMITERSLSSMLRQQSDLSETQLQLSSGKRVLTPSDDPASAVRVMGLNGAMDTLTQYQSNIGRLTTRLETEEGVLEGVTDLLQRVRELTVQGSNDVLALADKASIASEVRQLSEQLFSMANSRDSGGEYLFAGYQTGSQPFSRNLGVYSYNGDNGQRELQIASDRTVADGDNGFDTFMDIATGPLATVSVAAPTVLTAVAAGDITIDGGNGNGAISIGALPAAATAAERATQLRDAINAATSQTGVTAEFNTTPANTLTLTAVGGTGVTVAMAGSATTTTTGLTAGTTLPVSSKRSIFETIDQLASDLESGQSVGRYITDVDLAMENIVEIRASVGARLNAVEEQESVNADLKLNLEMYRSDEQDLDYTETISRFETQMMALQAAQQAYVKVKGLSLFNYL
- the flgK gene encoding flagellar hook-associated protein FlgK, coding for MASILNIGTSALLAFQRSLTTAGHNIANSDTEGYSRQRVNYSTQIPQLTGVGYVGSGVQVTQIERMYDDFLATQMRSAQTSASEMESYFDHASRIDNMLADTNIGLDPAIQDFFDAVQSVADDPASIATRQVMLSEAGSLVNRYHDLSQQFIDANKNVNQEMDDLANEITGLAQSIAQVNQGIVEALGASGGDSPNDLLDQREVLLNELSKLVGISVVPQDNGAWNVFIGKGQALVMESTHATLTSVNSSSDPSQQDIAFSNSLGTQVVTGQLSGGELGGLLNYREEILNPAMNQLGLVAIGMADRLNSQHQLGLDLDGNFGGQLFASPTIGVLENAYNTGTAVVSASYLDTGNLTASDYELQATNVADEFTLTRLSDGQVTTINTGGSYPYSTAEIDGISISISAAASAGDRFLIQPTRNAANTMELLISDPREIAAAGPIRAIQSTNSAGGANQGSGEISQPDYSSTANLPLSAPDTITLEWSATAHAGAPGFTVTGGPGGTIAYDPATQPNGATFSFPAYGGMSFTITGTPAAGDRFVIENNSSGVGDNRNVLKLADLQSTNSLLGQTGGGAETATFQEAYSQLVSEVGTKTHQAEVSFNATDGLRERHENSLLSISGVNLDEEAANLIKFQQAYQAAAQVITVSNTLFDSLISAIRR
- the flgJ gene encoding flagellar assembly peptidoglycan hydrolase FlgJ; translated protein: MDLASASIYTNMDGLKVLKARASEDAQGSLDQVARQFESLFVQQMLKSMRQAGLGEGLMDSEQSLFYRDMYDQQLAIHLSESGGIGLADVIKRQLGGGDEAEEDKVQAGKSIQDYDRLAMAAKLYNPLDAGTTNRGSDTDQAAVTAVGEVQQKRSAAPSAAESAQPDPRRWSPQEFVEQLWPWATEAAELIGLKPQALLAQAALETGWGKKLIRSADGALSNNLFGIKADSRWEGDRVSVNTLEYEEGTAVKKRAAFRSYESLRDSFHDYVDFVKSNPRYSEALGAAENSQAYFSELQRAGYATDPEYANKINAVLNGPEMTRAVERLKVQGERSL
- a CDS encoding flagellar basal body P-ring protein FlgI; protein product: MVGLLLLMLFSGLAQAERIKDLASIAGVRTNQLLGYGLVVGLNGTGDKTSSSPFTEQSLKSMLTQLGIVVPPDTSINPKNVAAVTINADLPAFAKPGQKIDVTVSSIGDAKSLRGGTLLMSPLKGADGRVYAVAQGNLVVGGLSASGADGSSITINIPSVGRIPNGATVERTVTSGFNQGTFLTLNLHESDFTTANRMVESINQAIGPGAARALDATSIRVNTPIDPNQRVSFVSLIENLPVKPGEVAARVIVNSRTGTVVISNQVQVSPAAVSHGSLTVTISENDQVSQPEAFSGGTTAVVPQSEVSVAEGGSRMFLFNPGVSLNEVVRAVNQVGAAPSDLVAILEALKQAGALKAELVVI
- the flgH gene encoding flagellar basal body L-ring protein FlgH, which codes for MTNRLLSLTLLALAAAGLAGCNSAPVRDPAYAPVRPVVAAPKPDGNGAIYQAGYEYSWFEDMRARRVGDMLTIKLAEKTDAKKSATTDVSKSNSNIITNPTILGTTAQFNAPGILPLASNSNNNLGFSLESEHDFSGDGESEQNNELTGDITVTVIEVLPNGYLIVRGEKRIGINQGNEYVRVSGIVRPADIDASNTVLSTRLADPTIVYVGDGAVADANVMGWLGRFFISALMPF